A DNA window from Drosophila biarmipes strain raj3 chromosome 2R, RU_DBia_V1.1, whole genome shotgun sequence contains the following coding sequences:
- the LOC108036912 gene encoding KAT8 regulatory NSL complex subunit 3 isoform X4: MASFFECFNNFLQTGGNVAQNVSQEEQKVAAQPLDGDVELVPPTTPTPSESSSTISAPSESSFGEKMEHSYMRDTSVRSEVNNGLAPARNILVRHPPQCPSCHTYPPQQEELADMQQAHVPPYDEIAAKEAMNECARIAKYVKNNNSDEQDWVERVNQFNWTHTQQMLFEKVCAILDQDQLARLANDKRQHEPIHRRVSADKSASRLRKVLASVAWETRITQWIHALLMEHLPPSYMASYLEILQTLKTKLPSLVDKMLFSRPLNNSQELLAPVMKKRWEPNILPKGRQLTHNAIMVVLPTMPTSGPVSDRMQKWYQELATITQVVQISLPNTNNRIANQNLDQVAETIVSLTRVKIHELRTENPSRGIILVGFNAGSALALQVALSESVACVVCMGFAYNTMRGPRGTPDDRMLDIKAPILFVIGQNSARTSQEEMEGLRERMQSESSLVVVGSADDALRVPKSKRRIEGVTQSMVDYMVVEEVFDFVSRTLSNPPGPRMPTSLMHQPGYQRQQKQPTHILADGNANKAVQQMRKRKIDGGLDDSMLQPAKSKFVPHNRAQKPKPPRLIDPFAAKRKVGRPRTRPLPNVGGSAGSVIQKGASHPDNPKLRSEELNQSIKFILDDALDYEDAHSGLGGSAGVPKVITPGALGKQLPAVNLAAGTKIKMIPPNQFVQISKPLSSQGKLINYTLSKPGGGTATTATIGSIVKTLPSSAVSGQQIFTLKTPTGQTQQFATAGSSTGVVGSSTSTGAGQQKYTVFKNANGMTMLHLTKSVPTTAASSPSGNMDLSNIIDMPIVFADNEGNIPEHQQADKDIKPAPIRSANKSPLIISQKIIKEANKPPGMVTASAAPKTGNIVLNKSLQQLFTPAPGGTVSSQNKLVYLNRNTIKPMGNVVTGTHRVPIRIVSSPKTGGGVTTTTTAANSPIMVDPATGSLVTSVKTLNVQTIKSSGSGLAQGTLRQAGNVASKGYSQFQVINSSTPVTAKSVSGDGKTPVRNIYFKSATGLKPVTMLGNRIPGGTVVSSSAATSTGASAVRRVVNIGPASKVASSSTTPTTSATTSTPNKN, from the exons ATGGCTTCATTCTTCGAGTGCTTCAACAATTTCCTGCAGACCGGCGGCAATGTGGCGCAGAATGTGTCGCAGGAGGAACAGAAAGTCGCGGCCCAGCCGCTGGACGGCGACGTAGAGCTAGTCCCGCCAACCACTCCCACGCCCAGCGAGAGT TCCAGCACCATTTCGGCGCCAAGTGAATCCTCGTTTGGCGAGAAAATGGAGCACAGCTATATGCGCGACACATCAGTTCGCAGCGAAGTTAACAATGGCCTCGCGCCGGCCAGGAACATCCTGGTGCGCCATCCTCCGCAGTGTCCCAGTTGTCACACCTACCCGCCgcagcaggaggagctggCTGACATGCAACAGGCACATGTGCCGCCCTACGATGAGATAGCCGCCAAGGAGGCAATGAATGAATGCGCTCGCATTGCAAAATACGTGAAGAACAACAATTCGGATGAGCAGGACTGGGTCGAGCGTGTTAATCA ATTTAATTGGACGCACACTCAGCAGATGCTATTTGAGAAAGTCTGTGCCATTCTGGACCAGGACCAGTTGGCTCGCCTGGCCAACGACAAACGCCAACACGAGCCCATACACCGTCGCGTCAGTGCGGACAAGTCCGCCTCTAGGCTGCGCAAAGTTCTGGCCAGCGTGGCCTGGGAGACACGCATCACACAGTGGATTCACGCACTGCTCATGGAGCACCTGCCGCCCTCGTACATGGCCTCTTATCTGGAAATTCTGCAGACGTTGAAAACCAAGCTGCCTTCATTGGTGGACAAGATGCTGTTCAGCAGGCCACTGAACAATAGCCAGGAGTTGCTGGCGCCGGTAATGAAAAAGCGCTGGGAGCCGAACATCCTGCCGAAGGGCCGTCAACTCACGCACAATGCCATCATGGTGGTGCTGCCCACTATGCCCACCAGTGGGCCAGTTTCAGATCGCATGCAGAAGTGGTACCAGGAATTGGCCACTATCACTCAGGTGGTTCAGATCTCGCTGCCTAATACAA ACAACAGAATTGCCAATCAGAATCTGGACCAGGTGGCCGAGACCATTGTGTCCCTCACACGCGTCAAGATCCACGAACTGCGCACGGAAAATCCTAGTCGGGGCATAATACTTGTCGGCTTCAACGCTGGTTCTGCCTTGGCTCTGCAGGTTGCACTTTCGGAAAGTGTTGCATGTGTGGTTTGCATGGGATTTGCTTACAACACGATGCGTGGTCCCCGAGGGACACCCGACGATCGCATGCTGGACATTAAGGCGCCGATACTGTTTGTCATCGGGCAGAATTCTGCCCGTACCAGTCAGGAGGAAATGGAAGGCTTGCGCGAGCGAATGCAGTCCGAGTCTTCGCTGGTGGTAGTGGGCAGTGCTGATGATGCTCTACGGGTACCAAAAAGCAAGCGACGCATAGAAGGCGTTACCCAGTCCATGGTGGATTACATGGTGGTT GAGGAAGTCTTCGACTTTGTGAGTAGAACTCTAAGCAATCCCCCTGGACCTCGAATGCCCACATCCTTGATGCACCAGCCGGGCTATCAACGCCAACAGAAGCAGCCAACACACATCCTGGCCGATGGAAACGCAAACAAGGCCGTTCAACAGATGCGCAAGCGGAAAATCGACGGTGGTCTTGACGATTCAATGCTTCAGCCGGCCAAGTCGAAGTTTGTGCCCCACA ACCGCGCCCAAAAGCCGAAGCCACCGCGCCTCATTGATCCGTTTGCTGCTAAGCGAAAGG TTGGAAGACCCCGAACTCGCCCCCTCCCTAATGTCGGTGGCTCGGCCGGCTCTGTCATCCAAAAAGGCGCATCTCATCCAGACAATCCGAAGTTGAGAAGTGAAGAACTAAACCaatccattaaattcatactAGATGATGCCCTGGACTACGAAGATGCGCACTCTGGACTGGGTGGATCAGCAGGCGTGCCCAAGGTGATCACTCCAGGCGCTTTGGGGAAACAACTGCCTGCCGTTAATCTCGCAGCCGGCACCAAGATTAAGATGATACCCCCCAACCAGTTTGTTCAAATCTCCAAGCCCCTTTCGTCACAGGGAAAACTCATCAACTACACGCTGAGCAAGCCAGGTGGGGGAACAGCCACCACCGCCACCATTGGCAGCATTGTAAAGACGCTGCCAAGTTCAGCGGTTAGTGGCCAGCAGATCTTCACCTTGAAAACGCCCACGGGACAAACGCAGCAATTCGCAACTGCTGGCTCATCGACGGGTGTAGTCGGTTCGTCGACATCCACAGGAGCGGGTCAACAGAAGTACACGGTGTTCAAGAACGCCAACGGCATGACCATGCTGCATCTTACAAAGAGTGTACCCACCACAGCGGCTAGCAGTCCTTCGGGGAATATGGATTTGTCCAACATTATCGATATGCCCATTGTTTTTGCCGACAACGAGGGTAACATTCCCGAGCATCAACAGGCGGACAAGGATATTAAACCAG CCCCCATTCGAAGCGCCAATAAGAGCCCTTTGATCATAAGTCAGAAGATCATAAAGGAGGCTAATAAGCCTCCAGGCATGGTCACCGCCAGTGCAGCACCAAAGACGGGCAACATAGTGCTCAACAAAAGCCTTCAGCAGTTGTTCACCCCTGCGCCGGGGGGAACCGTCTCCAGTCAGAATAAACTGGTGTACCTTAACCGGAATACAATAAAACCAATGGGAAATGTGGTGACCGGTACTCATCGGGTGCCTATTAGGATTGTGAGCAGTCCGAAGACGGGAGGAGGAgtgaccaccaccaccacagccGCCAACAGTCCAATCATGGTGGATCCTGCTACAGGATCTCTGGTAACCAGTGTCAAGACCCTCAATGTGCAGACCATCAAGTCATCGGGTTCTGGTCTCGCGCAAGGAACTCTTCGACAAGCGGGCAACGTGGCCAGCAAGGGCTATTCGCAGTTCCAGGTGATCAATAGCAGCACTCCGGTGACAGCCAAAAGCGTTTCTGGAGACGGTAAGACGCCCGTGCGAAACATCTACTTCAAATCCGCCACCGGACTCAAGCCAGTAACGATGTTGGGAAATCGCATACCGGGCGGAACCGTTGTTTCGTCATCAGCGGCCACCTCTACGGGAGCTTCTGCCGTGCGTCGTGTGGTCAACATCGGGCCCGCTTCCAAGGTGGCGAGCTCGTCGACAACACCAACAACTTCAGCTACTACTTCGACCCCAAACAAAAACTAG
- the LOC108036912 gene encoding uncharacterized protein LOC108036912 isoform X6 has product MASFFECFNNFLQTGGNVAQNVSQEEQKVAAQPLDGDVELVPPTTPTPSESSSTISAPSESSFGEKMEHSYMRDTSVRSEVNNGLAPARNILVRHPPQCPSCHTYPPQQEELADMQQAHVPPYDEIAAKEAMNECARIAKYVKNNNSDEQDWVERVNQFNWTHTQQMLFEKVCAILDQDQLARLANDKRQHEPIHRRVSADKSASRLRKVLASVAWETRITQWIHALLMEHLPPSYMASYLEILQTLKTKLPSLVDKMLFSRPLNNSQELLAPVMKKRWEPNILPKGRQLTHNAIMVVLPTMPTSGPVSDRMQKWYQELATITQVVQISLPNTNNRIANQNLDQVAETIVSLTRVKIHELRTENPSRGIILVGFNAGSALALQVALSESVACVVCMGFAYNTMRGPRGTPDDRMLDIKAPILFVIGQNSARTSQEEMEGLRERMQSESSLVVVGSADDALRVPKSKRRIEGVTQSMVDYMVVEEVFDFVSRTLSNPPGPRMPTSLMHQPGYQRQQKQPTHILADGNANKAVQQMRKRKIDGGLDDSMLQPAKSKFVPHNDALDYEDAHSGLGGSAGVPKVITPGALGKQLPAVNLAAGTKIKMIPPNQFVQISKPLSSQGKLINYTLSKPGGGTATTATIGSIVKTLPSSAVSGQQIFTLKTPTGQTQQFATAGSSTGVVGSSTSTGAGQQKYTVFKNANGMTMLHLTKSVPTTAASSPSGNMDLSNIIDMPIVFADNEGNIPEHQQADKDIKPAPIRSANKSPLIISQKIIKEANKPPGMVTASAAPKTGNIVLNKSLQQLFTPAPGGTVSSQNKLVYLNRNTIKPMGNVVTGTHRVPIRIVSSPKTGGGVTTTTTAANSPIMVDPATGSLVTSVKTLNVQTIKSSGSGLAQGTLRQAGNVASKGYSQFQVINSSTPVTAKSVSGDGKTPVRNIYFKSATGLKPVTMLGNRIPGGTVVSSSAATSTGASAVRRVVNIGPASKVASSSTTPTTSATTSTPNKN; this is encoded by the exons ATGGCTTCATTCTTCGAGTGCTTCAACAATTTCCTGCAGACCGGCGGCAATGTGGCGCAGAATGTGTCGCAGGAGGAACAGAAAGTCGCGGCCCAGCCGCTGGACGGCGACGTAGAGCTAGTCCCGCCAACCACTCCCACGCCCAGCGAGAGT TCCAGCACCATTTCGGCGCCAAGTGAATCCTCGTTTGGCGAGAAAATGGAGCACAGCTATATGCGCGACACATCAGTTCGCAGCGAAGTTAACAATGGCCTCGCGCCGGCCAGGAACATCCTGGTGCGCCATCCTCCGCAGTGTCCCAGTTGTCACACCTACCCGCCgcagcaggaggagctggCTGACATGCAACAGGCACATGTGCCGCCCTACGATGAGATAGCCGCCAAGGAGGCAATGAATGAATGCGCTCGCATTGCAAAATACGTGAAGAACAACAATTCGGATGAGCAGGACTGGGTCGAGCGTGTTAATCA ATTTAATTGGACGCACACTCAGCAGATGCTATTTGAGAAAGTCTGTGCCATTCTGGACCAGGACCAGTTGGCTCGCCTGGCCAACGACAAACGCCAACACGAGCCCATACACCGTCGCGTCAGTGCGGACAAGTCCGCCTCTAGGCTGCGCAAAGTTCTGGCCAGCGTGGCCTGGGAGACACGCATCACACAGTGGATTCACGCACTGCTCATGGAGCACCTGCCGCCCTCGTACATGGCCTCTTATCTGGAAATTCTGCAGACGTTGAAAACCAAGCTGCCTTCATTGGTGGACAAGATGCTGTTCAGCAGGCCACTGAACAATAGCCAGGAGTTGCTGGCGCCGGTAATGAAAAAGCGCTGGGAGCCGAACATCCTGCCGAAGGGCCGTCAACTCACGCACAATGCCATCATGGTGGTGCTGCCCACTATGCCCACCAGTGGGCCAGTTTCAGATCGCATGCAGAAGTGGTACCAGGAATTGGCCACTATCACTCAGGTGGTTCAGATCTCGCTGCCTAATACAA ACAACAGAATTGCCAATCAGAATCTGGACCAGGTGGCCGAGACCATTGTGTCCCTCACACGCGTCAAGATCCACGAACTGCGCACGGAAAATCCTAGTCGGGGCATAATACTTGTCGGCTTCAACGCTGGTTCTGCCTTGGCTCTGCAGGTTGCACTTTCGGAAAGTGTTGCATGTGTGGTTTGCATGGGATTTGCTTACAACACGATGCGTGGTCCCCGAGGGACACCCGACGATCGCATGCTGGACATTAAGGCGCCGATACTGTTTGTCATCGGGCAGAATTCTGCCCGTACCAGTCAGGAGGAAATGGAAGGCTTGCGCGAGCGAATGCAGTCCGAGTCTTCGCTGGTGGTAGTGGGCAGTGCTGATGATGCTCTACGGGTACCAAAAAGCAAGCGACGCATAGAAGGCGTTACCCAGTCCATGGTGGATTACATGGTGGTT GAGGAAGTCTTCGACTTTGTGAGTAGAACTCTAAGCAATCCCCCTGGACCTCGAATGCCCACATCCTTGATGCACCAGCCGGGCTATCAACGCCAACAGAAGCAGCCAACACACATCCTGGCCGATGGAAACGCAAACAAGGCCGTTCAACAGATGCGCAAGCGGAAAATCGACGGTGGTCTTGACGATTCAATGCTTCAGCCGGCCAAGTCGAAGTTTGTGCCCCACA ATGATGCCCTGGACTACGAAGATGCGCACTCTGGACTGGGTGGATCAGCAGGCGTGCCCAAGGTGATCACTCCAGGCGCTTTGGGGAAACAACTGCCTGCCGTTAATCTCGCAGCCGGCACCAAGATTAAGATGATACCCCCCAACCAGTTTGTTCAAATCTCCAAGCCCCTTTCGTCACAGGGAAAACTCATCAACTACACGCTGAGCAAGCCAGGTGGGGGAACAGCCACCACCGCCACCATTGGCAGCATTGTAAAGACGCTGCCAAGTTCAGCGGTTAGTGGCCAGCAGATCTTCACCTTGAAAACGCCCACGGGACAAACGCAGCAATTCGCAACTGCTGGCTCATCGACGGGTGTAGTCGGTTCGTCGACATCCACAGGAGCGGGTCAACAGAAGTACACGGTGTTCAAGAACGCCAACGGCATGACCATGCTGCATCTTACAAAGAGTGTACCCACCACAGCGGCTAGCAGTCCTTCGGGGAATATGGATTTGTCCAACATTATCGATATGCCCATTGTTTTTGCCGACAACGAGGGTAACATTCCCGAGCATCAACAGGCGGACAAGGATATTAAACCAG CCCCCATTCGAAGCGCCAATAAGAGCCCTTTGATCATAAGTCAGAAGATCATAAAGGAGGCTAATAAGCCTCCAGGCATGGTCACCGCCAGTGCAGCACCAAAGACGGGCAACATAGTGCTCAACAAAAGCCTTCAGCAGTTGTTCACCCCTGCGCCGGGGGGAACCGTCTCCAGTCAGAATAAACTGGTGTACCTTAACCGGAATACAATAAAACCAATGGGAAATGTGGTGACCGGTACTCATCGGGTGCCTATTAGGATTGTGAGCAGTCCGAAGACGGGAGGAGGAgtgaccaccaccaccacagccGCCAACAGTCCAATCATGGTGGATCCTGCTACAGGATCTCTGGTAACCAGTGTCAAGACCCTCAATGTGCAGACCATCAAGTCATCGGGTTCTGGTCTCGCGCAAGGAACTCTTCGACAAGCGGGCAACGTGGCCAGCAAGGGCTATTCGCAGTTCCAGGTGATCAATAGCAGCACTCCGGTGACAGCCAAAAGCGTTTCTGGAGACGGTAAGACGCCCGTGCGAAACATCTACTTCAAATCCGCCACCGGACTCAAGCCAGTAACGATGTTGGGAAATCGCATACCGGGCGGAACCGTTGTTTCGTCATCAGCGGCCACCTCTACGGGAGCTTCTGCCGTGCGTCGTGTGGTCAACATCGGGCCCGCTTCCAAGGTGGCGAGCTCGTCGACAACACCAACAACTTCAGCTACTACTTCGACCCCAAACAAAAACTAG
- the LOC108036912 gene encoding uncharacterized protein LOC108036912 isoform X3, giving the protein MKEMANPSGVQPKLLEATSSIITYSPSKFLTRVGAGKSTYTTHTHTTTTTATATATKTNNAPVGGANSSYYVVKAGSLGSAASMTGSIKVSSPPKASPVIKSPALVITSPSTPTESSSTISAPSESSFGEKMEHSYMRDTSVRSEVNNGLAPARNILVRHPPQCPSCHTYPPQQEELADMQQAHVPPYDEIAAKEAMNECARIAKYVKNNNSDEQDWVERVNQFNWTHTQQMLFEKVCAILDQDQLARLANDKRQHEPIHRRVSADKSASRLRKVLASVAWETRITQWIHALLMEHLPPSYMASYLEILQTLKTKLPSLVDKMLFSRPLNNSQELLAPVMKKRWEPNILPKGRQLTHNAIMVVLPTMPTSGPVSDRMQKWYQELATITQVVQISLPNTNNRIANQNLDQVAETIVSLTRVKIHELRTENPSRGIILVGFNAGSALALQVALSESVACVVCMGFAYNTMRGPRGTPDDRMLDIKAPILFVIGQNSARTSQEEMEGLRERMQSESSLVVVGSADDALRVPKSKRRIEGVTQSMVDYMVVEEVFDFVSRTLSNPPGPRMPTSLMHQPGYQRQQKQPTHILADGNANKAVQQMRKRKIDGGLDDSMLQPAKSKFVPHNDALDYEDAHSGLGGSAGVPKVITPGALGKQLPAVNLAAGTKIKMIPPNQFVQISKPLSSQGKLINYTLSKPGGGTATTATIGSIVKTLPSSAVSGQQIFTLKTPTGQTQQFATAGSSTGVVGSSTSTGAGQQKYTVFKNANGMTMLHLTKSVPTTAASSPSGNMDLSNIIDMPIVFADNEGNIPEHQQADKDIKPAPIRSANKSPLIISQKIIKEANKPPGMVTASAAPKTGNIVLNKSLQQLFTPAPGGTVSSQNKLVYLNRNTIKPMGNVVTGTHRVPIRIVSSPKTGGGVTTTTTAANSPIMVDPATGSLVTSVKTLNVQTIKSSGSGLAQGTLRQAGNVASKGYSQFQVINSSTPVTAKSVSGDGKTPVRNIYFKSATGLKPVTMLGNRIPGGTVVSSSAATSTGASAVRRVVNIGPASKVASSSTTPTTSATTSTPNKN; this is encoded by the exons aTGAAGGAAATGGCAAATCCGAGCGGAGTTCAGCCGAAGTTACTGGAGGCCACCTCCTCGATAATAACCTACAGTCCCAGCAAGTTCCTCACGCGCGTTGGAGCAGGCAAAAGCACCTAtaccacacatacacacaccaCTACAACCACAGCGACGGCGAccgcaacaaaaacaaacaatgcgCCAGTGGGTGGAGCCAATTCCTCCTACTATGTGGTTAAGGCGGGATCCCTGGGCAGCGCAGCCTCCATGACGGGGTCCATTAAAGTCAGCTCGCCGCCAAAGGCTTCGCCGGTGATTAAGTCGCCCGCCTTGGTCATCACATCGCCCTCAACGCCAACCGAGAGT TCCAGCACCATTTCGGCGCCAAGTGAATCCTCGTTTGGCGAGAAAATGGAGCACAGCTATATGCGCGACACATCAGTTCGCAGCGAAGTTAACAATGGCCTCGCGCCGGCCAGGAACATCCTGGTGCGCCATCCTCCGCAGTGTCCCAGTTGTCACACCTACCCGCCgcagcaggaggagctggCTGACATGCAACAGGCACATGTGCCGCCCTACGATGAGATAGCCGCCAAGGAGGCAATGAATGAATGCGCTCGCATTGCAAAATACGTGAAGAACAACAATTCGGATGAGCAGGACTGGGTCGAGCGTGTTAATCA ATTTAATTGGACGCACACTCAGCAGATGCTATTTGAGAAAGTCTGTGCCATTCTGGACCAGGACCAGTTGGCTCGCCTGGCCAACGACAAACGCCAACACGAGCCCATACACCGTCGCGTCAGTGCGGACAAGTCCGCCTCTAGGCTGCGCAAAGTTCTGGCCAGCGTGGCCTGGGAGACACGCATCACACAGTGGATTCACGCACTGCTCATGGAGCACCTGCCGCCCTCGTACATGGCCTCTTATCTGGAAATTCTGCAGACGTTGAAAACCAAGCTGCCTTCATTGGTGGACAAGATGCTGTTCAGCAGGCCACTGAACAATAGCCAGGAGTTGCTGGCGCCGGTAATGAAAAAGCGCTGGGAGCCGAACATCCTGCCGAAGGGCCGTCAACTCACGCACAATGCCATCATGGTGGTGCTGCCCACTATGCCCACCAGTGGGCCAGTTTCAGATCGCATGCAGAAGTGGTACCAGGAATTGGCCACTATCACTCAGGTGGTTCAGATCTCGCTGCCTAATACAA ACAACAGAATTGCCAATCAGAATCTGGACCAGGTGGCCGAGACCATTGTGTCCCTCACACGCGTCAAGATCCACGAACTGCGCACGGAAAATCCTAGTCGGGGCATAATACTTGTCGGCTTCAACGCTGGTTCTGCCTTGGCTCTGCAGGTTGCACTTTCGGAAAGTGTTGCATGTGTGGTTTGCATGGGATTTGCTTACAACACGATGCGTGGTCCCCGAGGGACACCCGACGATCGCATGCTGGACATTAAGGCGCCGATACTGTTTGTCATCGGGCAGAATTCTGCCCGTACCAGTCAGGAGGAAATGGAAGGCTTGCGCGAGCGAATGCAGTCCGAGTCTTCGCTGGTGGTAGTGGGCAGTGCTGATGATGCTCTACGGGTACCAAAAAGCAAGCGACGCATAGAAGGCGTTACCCAGTCCATGGTGGATTACATGGTGGTT GAGGAAGTCTTCGACTTTGTGAGTAGAACTCTAAGCAATCCCCCTGGACCTCGAATGCCCACATCCTTGATGCACCAGCCGGGCTATCAACGCCAACAGAAGCAGCCAACACACATCCTGGCCGATGGAAACGCAAACAAGGCCGTTCAACAGATGCGCAAGCGGAAAATCGACGGTGGTCTTGACGATTCAATGCTTCAGCCGGCCAAGTCGAAGTTTGTGCCCCACA ATGATGCCCTGGACTACGAAGATGCGCACTCTGGACTGGGTGGATCAGCAGGCGTGCCCAAGGTGATCACTCCAGGCGCTTTGGGGAAACAACTGCCTGCCGTTAATCTCGCAGCCGGCACCAAGATTAAGATGATACCCCCCAACCAGTTTGTTCAAATCTCCAAGCCCCTTTCGTCACAGGGAAAACTCATCAACTACACGCTGAGCAAGCCAGGTGGGGGAACAGCCACCACCGCCACCATTGGCAGCATTGTAAAGACGCTGCCAAGTTCAGCGGTTAGTGGCCAGCAGATCTTCACCTTGAAAACGCCCACGGGACAAACGCAGCAATTCGCAACTGCTGGCTCATCGACGGGTGTAGTCGGTTCGTCGACATCCACAGGAGCGGGTCAACAGAAGTACACGGTGTTCAAGAACGCCAACGGCATGACCATGCTGCATCTTACAAAGAGTGTACCCACCACAGCGGCTAGCAGTCCTTCGGGGAATATGGATTTGTCCAACATTATCGATATGCCCATTGTTTTTGCCGACAACGAGGGTAACATTCCCGAGCATCAACAGGCGGACAAGGATATTAAACCAG CCCCCATTCGAAGCGCCAATAAGAGCCCTTTGATCATAAGTCAGAAGATCATAAAGGAGGCTAATAAGCCTCCAGGCATGGTCACCGCCAGTGCAGCACCAAAGACGGGCAACATAGTGCTCAACAAAAGCCTTCAGCAGTTGTTCACCCCTGCGCCGGGGGGAACCGTCTCCAGTCAGAATAAACTGGTGTACCTTAACCGGAATACAATAAAACCAATGGGAAATGTGGTGACCGGTACTCATCGGGTGCCTATTAGGATTGTGAGCAGTCCGAAGACGGGAGGAGGAgtgaccaccaccaccacagccGCCAACAGTCCAATCATGGTGGATCCTGCTACAGGATCTCTGGTAACCAGTGTCAAGACCCTCAATGTGCAGACCATCAAGTCATCGGGTTCTGGTCTCGCGCAAGGAACTCTTCGACAAGCGGGCAACGTGGCCAGCAAGGGCTATTCGCAGTTCCAGGTGATCAATAGCAGCACTCCGGTGACAGCCAAAAGCGTTTCTGGAGACGGTAAGACGCCCGTGCGAAACATCTACTTCAAATCCGCCACCGGACTCAAGCCAGTAACGATGTTGGGAAATCGCATACCGGGCGGAACCGTTGTTTCGTCATCAGCGGCCACCTCTACGGGAGCTTCTGCCGTGCGTCGTGTGGTCAACATCGGGCCCGCTTCCAAGGTGGCGAGCTCGTCGACAACACCAACAACTTCAGCTACTACTTCGACCCCAAACAAAAACTAG